The window tcaCGAATACGAAcatctctttatgtctcgttatcaaacacatgtagttactggatcatgccaaatgaaggaaaggtttagccttaacataccttatcacaatctttccaataaccaagttgaactcgcctctttgcaccttaatctacaacaacgataataataatATCATTAAGTTACAAAAgatacaactatcgcacaacgaacgacaagcttattttgtataaaaatgggcagcatctcccttataATCCTTACTTTCTCCAAATTAAAGATAACACGAACAACAAAATtacacaacaatatcaacatatatacattattttccaaccttatatataccacaaaatactacaaaacagcccaacacaccccaatctcttcacacacaaaacgaccaccgtagtagtgtcaaacaatctGTATATGCTACGACGAACGGCCCACCCTCCACCCTgtatttatgtggtgtttctacacacccttcctcctccaaataTCTAGAAAACAATATTTCAATATGCAATCCAACAGcaatccacaaaacagtccgctacaagtgaataactcgaactcacggcttccaatcaccgtcccgtgagttcttaaaATTACAGAACGACTTTCCATAAATCTCCAGCAAAACAATGAATGAAATAGAGCGGTAAACATACCTTATTTTTTGAATAACTCATCTCATATCTTGGTttttcaaactctaggttttacctacaactagaacttgaaaaggagagaaaatcaattagggtttgtagGCAATTATTGGGAAGATGTTTGCAGGGATTTAGTTCTGGGTATTGTGTTATGTAATTGAGTGTTATATTGTAGGAGATAAACTCTTAAATGGGCTCTTTGATCGACCCTAAATAGCCTCTTTTtggactctcatttaagcaagtaggtgacacacctacttgtcacctagtagtctgcgcagtctcgcggAACGCACATATCTCTGTACtctgatgtcgtattgacaaacggtttaatgcgttagaaaatagactcatacaTCTTCAATTTGGTAGATAGATTATCccctaattccaagtatattgggagaaaaccgCATCTtcatttgacctaatttttagtacatttatgaatgtaacttgtgatgatctttgccaacttttgttccacaacttgcttgacttaaaaacataacacacgactatcatacgactaaaataactcataatataaCCCCCTTATCTTGTTGAGCACCCTAGTCTCATCATAAAAAGTACacgttataacatttccaacttgtcaatattcgacgaaacttattttcttcaatttgtttagcttcctagcctttcaaccctcttgatacttgttatccatgatcttaaagatttgtaatctccaaggtaacatgattaacttactttatgtactcttagggatgatctcatttctgagcttacatcaattaactTAGGAATACTCTTTCGTACGAagatatggggtgtaacatattttatataattaaaattatttatgaaCATCATATAAATAAGAAGGGAATGGAAGAGGAATTACACTTATATTTTTTTCTCTATATAATGATTGTTAACTTTAGGGGCGGAGCTAGCCCTTTTTGGATACGGGTTCGGTTGTccaaattatgtatttatttttaaaaaaagcatTAAATTACGTATAAATTGTTAATTTAGAATCCAATtacttaaaaaaaattagaatgtTAAACCCATAAGTTTCAAATTATGGCACTTACTCTGGTTAACTTATATGCCCTGTTAAAAGAGTATTAATCGAGAACTTAGTCATTCCTATGCTCTTATTTAGATTTTTTTGGCTTTATATTTTTTTCGCAGTAGTTTTCCTGATACATTTTCCTATGCATGTTcttttataaaaaatttatttttgctATTATAAAAATTTATTGTGTTGAGAAATTAATGAGGAAAAAAACAAAATGGTTCCAATTGTTTTAACAGAATGAATGAAGATAAAACAGAGATTTACATGCCGGAGAAGTCACAACTCAAAACTTCCTTTATCCTTTCCAATTGCAGAACTGAGATGTCTCCAAATTGGGTAGCAGCTGAAGGAACTCGGTGAGCAGTTTTTCTCTTGTGGATTTAATTCAGAAATATGTCTATATAATTGCATTTTTGGGGTACTATTATAATTTTTGGAATTGCGTTTATCGAATCTAAAATGAAACTCAAATATTATGTTTGTTACGTTCTTGTTGTGAGTCCCATTTTTTATCTAAGATTTATTTATACCCGAGATCAAGctgaaatatatattaaaaaagagTTGGGGTACTTCTGAATTTGGAATTAGGACTTGAAAAATTCCCCAATTTTCTCGCCACTGAGAAAGGACTTTCTCAGGTATTTGATTTTCTGCATTctcaaattgttttcattttctttcagAGTATATACTAGAAAATTAGCTGAGCAAAGTTAGTTCTGGGATAGAGAcgttttattgttgttgtctttTCACCGCATTTTAGCATTCTGTAATAAGAACACAAGCACCTAATTGATTAGAGTTTACAGCAGACTAAATTTTTCCAGGAATTAGCCACGtcctatttttctatttttcttttgtactTTGAACAGTTAATAGTAAAAACTGACAACAAATTCGTTCTTTTAGTTATTCAATCATGAAATGCTTCGTTTGGCCATCGATTTCAAATCAACTTGAAATAAGGaattttaaagttgaaaaaaCTTGTTTGAGGAGTATTTCGAGTGAAATAATGGTTTCACTCACGATACTTCAACTTTTTCCGAGTGAAATTCATGTCACACCTGTTTGGGACGTCTTTTCTTCCCCTTTCAGATGGAGCTGAAATATAAGGACGAAAACGCCTGCTAGTCGCCTTTAGTTCCATAATTTCTATGCAACTAATGATCCTCATGGTTGTTATGCTTTTGCTTGCTGGGTGTTTTGTGGAAATTGTTAATGCTGCTTGCAGATTTTTTTAGTACTAATATATATGCTCTGGGTGTTTTGGGAATCTTTTGGGCAGTTTTAATTCTTATTCAGAGTGACGCTTTGGCCCTTGTGTGATCTTGGGATGCCGGAAGATAAAGGTTGGGAAGATCCTCGTTCCGTTAATAGCCCTAGGAGGATCTTAAGTTTCTCCAAAAATAGGACGACCACTGTATTCTTTCCAGATTCAGATGACAGAGGTTCAGGATTTGGTGTTTCTGGAGATCAAGGACCCAAGACTTCTGAAGTTTATGGATTTGTTGGCTCCATTACTACTGTTGTTGCTACAGGTCTATTCTTTTAGTTTCTTACTTGGAATATATCCATTTATTTGAATATTTGCTTTTGCCTTTGATTTCATGGTCTGGCAATACAGTTGAATCTTTAGTGGTGTAATGTTATCGTTATGCATTCATCTTCTTTGGGAATGTTCTTCATGGCATGAAAGTTACTTGTGAGCCTTCCCTTTTGGTTCCACTGCTTTGCCTTTGTGGCAACTGCTTGTGCAGCACTACCAGTATCTGGATAAAGGGTCGAATTGCGAACTCATTTTTCTTGGGAGTCAATGTTAGACTGGATATATTACTCTGCAAACGTTGAAAACAGTTGATATTTCTACAATCTGTTGTCTGTCGTAAAGCATTGAGCTCTCGTCTTTTGTATGTATGTCTGCTTTGCTTTAACCTAATTTCACTTATATTCCAGTGGTTGCAACAATAATTTGATTTCACGCATAGGGAAGTCTGATCTGTCTCTATTATTTTTGTGGACAGTTCTTTTCCTGGTGTGGGCATATCTTCCAGAAAATTGGTTGCATTCTTTGGGTATTGTTTACTATCCGAGCAGGTAAACAAAATGTAGTTGCAGTTAACTAGATTGAGCCTAGCTTCATTGGTCTGTTTGACTCCTGAACCAGAAGCTGGCTAGTTTTATTCCAATTAACTGGGTTGTGCTTAGCTTCATGACTGCAACTGGCTTTTGTTTCCAAGAAGTGTTGAAACATTTTCTCGGAGACTTTTAAAATCTTTTCGACCTTTTTTTCCCAAGCAGACACCATTAGAGAAAATGTTTCTCGGTTTgtgcaaaaaggaaaaaaaaactatgAATCATTAATGGAGTTCGGTTGAAAAAGAATCTGAAAAAGAAATTCACCTATTTTTTAAACAAATGCAAAACAAAATGTATGAAATTTTGATATATAAACTCCTTACCTGCATGCATTTCAGATATTGAGATATACTGCTCCCACATTTTAGAAGTGTACAACTGCATGAAAGGGACTTAAAGCATTTGCAGAGTGTCTGAGGAAAATAATTTGCTTGGTTAAGACTTAAGAGCTTAGCTGGTTACTAATTGTCATAAGATGTATGTAACTTCCTGTTAAATTGATGTTCGTTTTTCAGGTACTGGGCATTGGCTGTGCCAGCTTATGCGATGATGACTATAATACTAGCTGTAGGATTTTACATTGGTCTCAACTTCTTGGCTACCCCTCCTCCAACTTCTTTCAGCATGATATATGGTAATTGTAAGCTGACTTTCTCATTATGGCAGTGGAAAGGATCTTCTTTGAGTTTCTGTCTTGCACATGCGTAACAAAATTTTAGCATTGTCTGTTGAGAACATGTGATGCAATGGTGGGATCTAGCTATTGATGTTTGCATTTGGTCTGTTCTACAGATGAATTCACGAGAGAACCATTGAGCAATGGCCCTTCAATAGACGACAATGAGCAACCTATAGAGCCTATATCTGATATTCGGATTGATCAAATTAATAACCTCATGTTCAATCCAAAATGACAAAGGATTTGTGCAGTTATTTTGCTTGGGTAGATTATATTAGTTTCATTTCCTTCATGTATCAGTGAATATCTTTGAATCCACCCAATTCAGGTACTTAGATATTAAATGTAATTTGGATGTGGCATGTCACTAGCAGATATGAGTTTGATTCTGGTGAAGCTGTTACAGAATGCATCAACGACACCTCTTCAGTGACAACCTGCTCGTTCAGGGATTTTTTTCTTAGCTTCAGCCCATGGCATTGATACTCACAGGGTAGTAACTATGTGATTGTTTGGGTGAAAATTGGAGGTTTGAAGTTAAACATGGTTTCCTTGTTATGTAGGAAGTTGAAGAGGATACTCATAGTGGCTCCTGTCATGGCACTCTGATTGTAAGCCTTTCTGACATCATGTATTGAGACTTAGAGGTACTCATTTGCTTTCCTCCGGATAATTCGTGAAAGTAGATATACATGAAAGCAACAGTAGATACTTCTTTTTCTCTCTGGATAAGGTGGACAGCAAGAGTAGATACTACTAATAGATCAATTGACTAGCCCCCTCCCAACCCCCTGTGTCTTTTAGACAAAAGGTGCTGTGAGTTAGTTTCATGTGCCTATTTTTATCAGTGGCATGAGTTCAGTCAAAAGATGGAAAATAGTCTTTAATTTGTATGCTGAGTTGCGCATTCATTTTGGTTCTCTTTTATGTTTGCTCATACTGTATAGTGGAAGAGCTGAGGATCTTGCAACTTGAT of the Nicotiana tabacum cultivar K326 chromosome 7, ASM71507v2, whole genome shotgun sequence genome contains:
- the LOC107811740 gene encoding phosphatidylinositol N-acetylglucosaminyltransferase subunit P translates to MPEDKGWEDPRSVNSPRRILSFSKNRTTTVFFPDSDDRGSGFGVSGDQGPKTSEVYGFVGSITTVVATVLFLVWAYLPENWLHSLGIVYYPSRYWALAVPAYAMMTIILAVGFYIGLNFLATPPPTSFSMIYDEFTREPLSNGPSIDDNEQPIEPISDIRIDQINNLMFNPK